Part of the Hemibagrus wyckioides isolate EC202008001 linkage group LG09, SWU_Hwy_1.0, whole genome shotgun sequence genome, atatgatctTATACAACAATACTGTTTAACAGGTTTATCGATACACTTTGATTCGCTACTGATCCAGTATGATCTGGTCCAGTTCATGCTACATTAAGTTTTCGACCACAAAATCAAAAGTCTTCAGGACTGAGGACTTTatgctttctggtttctcactaacatttttatttaagaaagcTTAGTTACGGCTAAGTTAAGCAAGAGAAAAGATGGGGGGGACAGCAGTTTACAACAGTGCTAGAATGTAAGTACATAAAGTAAATGCATGGGTCATTTTTCATTAATCCCACAACTCTGTCTATAGGCAGTGAGAACACATGGGAATGCTTTGGGGGTCTATTTCCTTTGAAATTTGAGCTCTCTTTCTCACAATCTTGCTTTATcgctgtctctcactctctatatctctatctttctctcactcgctcactcaaacacacacacacacacaaactggggAATGTACATCGATTTTAGTTTCACTATCTAGTAGTTTCCTGTTTCAATTTGAACCAGACTTGTAGGTCAGCGTGACCTTATGCTAGACCAGTATTCTTAtatatagcatagtatagtataattatttttaataatctgtTTTAGCATCAATATGTAATTAAAAGCTTGTCCACAATAGTAACCAACGATGCATAATATCTTAGACCACGGTGCATTTTGACTTACagcatttttcttgttttgttgcTCATATTAAACAGTGGTGCCCAGCATGCAAGACACAAGAGGCTATGACAACACCATTTTTGGCTTCTACCCCTACAATCCTGAGGAAACCACCACAGGTCTCTCCCTCATCTTTTATCCAGCTGTGATTTGCTCCTTACACCTCAGTTCTGCTGCTCCCCTTTTGGCCTCACATCTCTCCCTTCTCCTGTTTTTCCCAGCCACATCCCTCCTCTGTTCCTGCACTATTGAACTGGCCCTGATTGGCATGTTTTTCAGGGGGCCTGACTGTGTGATTAAAATAGTTCAGAGGTAATCGACTGTGGGCTTTTCGCTCTCAGTGTTGCCTGCGATGGCCTCTAGGATGTCGTCATGTTTCAGTAGCTTCTGGAATTGCTGTTTTTGTGTACTAGTGCTCTCTCAAAATGAAAAGGTTTCAGTTTCTACATTATAATCAAATTATTATGTGTCTGCAAGTGTCTGCATGcacatctgtctgatctcagtcttTTGTTCTGCCTGTTTTTGTCTCATAACTCTTTCACTTAGTTTCAGTTTCTCTTTGCATGTATCTTGCTGACAAATCCTGGAGTTTCTCTTTATTTCACGATGCATTCATGTCtccttttgcttttgttttctatattatCTCAATATTATTATACTGCAATGTTATCTAAAACTTGCTGTTTCTTTCTCAGTAAGTGTGTCTTTCACTCTGTTTCCTTCACCCCGTCTCACTCAGTTCTCCAGCGAGATGTTCCTTATTGCCATCAGACTGCGTTTGGATGTTGTCATGATGGTGTGACTCCAGCCATTGGACCTAATGGTCAGGGATGTTCCCAAACATCATTCTGTATCCACACCAGGTACACTGACAAAATTGCCAGACAGCATCACATTATATCACAGCATGCACACTTGAATGGAAATGCAgtctaaaatatttattgaaaGATACAGGAATTAAATTGAAATCACCCATGTTACtggaatatatattttttgtgtcaAACCCAAGGTTTACAGCTATAAGCatagctattttattttaaagacacTGGTTGCCTTTGGCATTTTGCTCAACCttctgtcatttaaaaaaatgaaatataatttttacTAGCATATTAATGAAAATTATttagtataaatatttttaaaaaaataaaatgcatatacagtatatgtatgtaaatacatttttatagttTAATTGATCATTTATCCATTTAAATTTCATGACATacatcttaaataaataaacagtaaacagttattattaaatacacacTGAAAATCCTTTCAGATGCTTGTGGATTCACCAATCCATATGTGCATATAGATGATGTATATTACATTTTCAGTAATGAAAATGAACCATGTGGATGTTTCCTGTGTTTGTACTGCTCCATTTCTGTAACAACTTAATTTCAAAATCTTTCATGCTACTGTAGCTATTATACATGCCTGTTTGTGAGTACTTCACGCCCTGTGTACTGCTCACATCTGTTAGGCATGGCTGTTGTTCAGACGGTGTGACTCAGGCACATGGTCCCAATAAGGAGGGCTGCCCAGAATATGTCGGCTCTGTCCCAGCTGTGAGTATCTGCTGGTTATTATGTATTATGCTGTATAAACACTCATCTCTAGCTTTTCTCGCTgcgtctctgtttctttctgtctcctctctcAGTCGGTGCATGAGATGTGCAGCAGGTCCACATATGGCTGCTGTCTTGATGGAGTGACTGCAGCTCGTGGATCTAATGGAGAGGGCTGCCCTGTTTCACCTGGCAGGGGTAAGTTACAAACACAGTGCTGTATAATATGTACAACAAATCTGTAGCAAACCAGTGACTGTGttcatgcaaaataaataaattaattaatgacttAAAGACCTTTCTGGTTTAGGCGACGCCGACTTCAGATTTAACTTCAAATGCATTGTGGTACAACATGCAAGCTTAAGCCAGGAAGCATACAAATAATACTGAAAAGATGCTGTGATAAGAGAGAACATttatgtgtgttatgtgttgctGTTTCACCAGCTCAGCGTGCTTCATGTGATCTGCCCCACACGGCTGGGTTGTGTGATGAGTGGACTGCTCGATATTACTATGACCCTGCCTCGTCCCGCTGTGTTCACTTCTGGTACGGCGgctgccatggcaacagcaACAACTTCGCCACTATGGAGGAGTGCGAGCAGACATGCCAGATGCAGAGGCCCGTCTCCACATCATACAGCACCTCCTGGAGTCAAATCTGGCGGGGTTCTAACACATCTCACCAACCCCACCGTAGCTCGATCTATTCAGGGGGGCGCAGGCCAGCACCAAGAGATGTGCAGGCTAGCAGCCCTAATAACAGGTAAGAGTGCTGTGCAGGAGCAATCCTGGCCCTGCACAGTGCCCTCTGTACCAGTCTGAGGAGCCTGACGCTGCTCTATGCTCTCAGagatgaccacacacacacacacattctgagcttcttctcactcatacacataaCATAGAcactttaacttttttttagaaTCTGGCCCCttttcataaacacacaatagACAGTCAGGTATCAATACACATgctgatgtacacacacagacccaggATGTACTCACCCAGGTAGCACTGCATATAGTCACACTCGCCATGGTGCAAAATTAGTAGTGTAACACAAGAATATTAATGACTTGATTAGGTTTAAATCAGTTGCACTCAGTGCTGGTTTTTTGCTGGCACAGTAGTATCTTCCAGCCAACTAGTCCAAAATTGTGCTTATATTATAACCAGAAGGCTacaacattttcatttaaaatgaaatcttgatatttttaatttaattactttGGGGCAGTGTTTCTATCACCccatttaataaaatgaatttgaTCCAAGTATGACTTATAACTGTCACAACCAAGAAGTTGTAGCTACTAATTGAGAATAGGGCTAATAAAACATCAATGATTTCACAAATTAATAGTGAGTGTAAACAGTGATGACGCTGTTCTGGAGGTTTATATGGAAGCAAACGCAAAAACTGACCAAGAAAAGTCATTATCATCACTAAAATATTAGCAGGAAATCTAATCATCTCTGGGTTAAATAATGTAAAGCTGTAAGCTAGACCTTGTGGGTGTATTTCCCACATGTGCCAACAGTGATCCTATACATCAATTCTGCATTTATATTGCAATCATAGCTTAGGCTAGACAGATTCATATTTCACTGCAGCTCTGGTGcaaggttttctttttcttatacaTATTACACTTACACACGTCATGTAAGGGATGACTTAAATACCTGcttaaatttacatttcataCATCAAGACACTAGACATTTTTCTCTCTggcactacacacacaagctgCCCAGAAGACTACTCTCACTGTGGCTCTGTCGGACATCGCTGAGCTTTCTGGGACTGGTACATTTCTCCTGCTGTAGAATTTTGCCTAATCCTCCAATTTGCACTTAAGTTTGtgtttagagtgttagtgttagccTGGTAGTTTAGTCCTGTTTAATTCTCCATTCTCCATCTACTTCTGTCTTTCACAACACCATGTAAGTGTGGTGTCTTCAATGGCCTGTCTTGACTGATGTCATTCAGTGCAACTAATAAAAGAACCTGCTGTGATGCCCCACCATTGCTGcttctgtctgtgtatctctccAAAGGTGTGCATTCTAGGTGTGGGGCAATATGAATACACTCACAGACTTCAAGAATTGTGGCATGAAACATGAACCACGGTAGAAATTACATTTCAATGATTAGTAGACATGACAAGTTGATATCATTGCCCCACACCTACTACTGACTTCTGATTAGTTCATAGATACACATTTTGTTTCTCTCAGCATCACTTTATTTTTTCACCTTTAACCTGTAGATTCTTTGCAACTAATTCCAGTATTCTTGACATTTTTCCAGGTAcctctatatatatatgcattaaGGGCTGAGTCTAACATGGTTGCCAGATACTCTAACATGGTTAGCAGATATTTCCTTAATAATAGCATCTGAGACAGTATTTGAtatataaatagacagacagacagacagacagactttattgatcccatgagggaaattcttgtgttaaaGCAGCTCAGGTCAGTCCCAAgatacaacaaacacaaaaaaatgaaatgtacaaataatgtaATAGcttttaaactattttttttaaaacaaaggaAATTGCTTTTAACCTCAGAAATAATTTAGGGATaatttttaagaaaatacaGTCTGAATTGGcagatcatcatcaccttcctTTGCTGTCAAAGAAAAGATGGCAAGCACTGAAATGAACAATTTGTATGTAATGTCACCAGTACTATATCGCACTAATAGCTGTAATATCATTAATCACTGcaaatttgttttaataatatGGATTCAACCTTCATTATTTTGccgcttataaaatagcacttgatacAGCACATactattattttgttgttgtggtttaTTGTGTGCCAGCTCATCAATTCGCTGCATGAATAAACTTACTAAGCTGAAGTGGTGATGATAAATGAACCAAAAAatgaattatgtttttttttttttcttgtattggCATTGAGTGGTAGTTTATACCATTTTAGTGTAATTACAGCTCAAAATATATATCCCTAGGTGAGAGATTGTGGTTACATCAAACTGTCAGACAGTGGTGTTGAACATAATATGGCTTTACACTCTGGTAGGAAAAAAAATAGGTAAAAAAAGAGGTAAAAATTGCTTGTAATTGAGGCACCTGTAGTACTTTTTTAGTAGATCTAACAATGTGCACAATTTATGGTGTTAAGCAAACAGTAAAAAccatagtaaaaaataaaataataatatttgtttgCCATTACTTGTATATTTGATGTCATTTCGTAAGTGTGAAATTCATAAAACAAGCCACAGTTGTAGTAAATTGCTACTTAAGCTGCGGTGTTGTAATCATGTGGACAGCATGGCCTCATAAAACATGCCACTTAAAGCAATTAACAAGACTTTGGTGATGGTCAGCCTTCTGTACCACAGAGCAAACCTACACTGCCTGGACTCATACTCTCTGGATTTAGTTTGCGATATTGAGCACAGTGGAGTGAGCTGAAAGAATGAAATGCATGACAGCCCTGGCTGAGGCATATGTAGCCTCTGTCCTGCATAGTCTAAAGGAAGTTTGTCCTTTAGACTGGAACAGAAGTCTGAGTTTCTGTGCCTGTAGCCAGGACAAGGCTGATCTTTATGCTTGCATTGGTGGCCAATAGTACAGCATAAAGTAAATTTCTCTCCAttctctccctttttctttctgtctctttctttcttcctgcatGTCTTTCCTGTCAAATCTATCTGTCTTgccttgtttgttttctctctcctttccttctcttttgGCCTCCTCTGCTTCAGTTGGCCTGCTGTGGGTGTGAGTATAGACAAGTCGGATCCATCTACGGTGGAGGGTATAGTGGGCCAGTGGGTGGTGTTGCCGTGCAAAGTGAACCCGCCTCCATCTTCTACTGTGACAGTCGAGTGGAGAAGAGATGGTGTCCTTCTCGATCCATCCAGGTTAGTACAGCATCCATTCTTCCATCAAATCTTGTCATATTAGTTCTGCTCGTAACTGCTCATTCTGTTAGACCTGATCATCTGGTAAGTCATACGTTTACTTAGCATGTAATTTGTAAGCCAATTAACAAATATTTAAGCATTGGAAATATATGAACAGCTTATGTCAGTGTTCTATAGATCATTAGAAGTTTTATGAAGCAAGTTgatgattttaaaaaagtatttacattttcatgCGTTGTTTATATTAGTTAATATGACTGATAAGCATTTGATCAACCAATTTTCAATACTGATTCATCAGATGATTTTaactttctataacagcaactgTGACGGTTCCAGCTGCAAGACAGATCACGGGTTAAACTTTAATGCGCTTGCTCTAATATATATCCATTTTATTGTaacttacacagggacttgtatggtggGTTAAAACCATGTTATTCtcgatatggtgaagttttctgaggaaacatttatttctacagTGTCAAAGCTTTGTAACAGGCAGAAGTAAAGCAATCCCTGATGTTTTCTTCAGCACAGAGGAATTTGTGGTTTCTGTGTAACGTGACAAGCCATCCATGTATTAATTCCATGAAAAAAAGAGGCAGTTCAGTAGCTGCTATAGCATAATGAGGCAGTCAGGTAGCTGCTATAGCATAATAAAGAACTGGGATGACTCGAAACAAGGATATATGAGGAAAACAGGGTACAACTGCAAAGAAAACATAGCTGTAGTAAAGGAGCTGCACAGGAAAAAAACACGTGAGGTAACGGCTGGCAAAAAGCATGACACATGAAAAGTAAGAGACAAACCAAGAAACAAGAACAAATGATGTTGAAGTGAATAAACTTATATATTTCTACAGTGGAATTAACGAAATAATGAAgggaaaataaaaccaaaacaataacacatggaaaaaagaaaagtggtATGTAAGCAGCACTTGTCATTCTAGGGCCCACCTTGCCTTTTTAAAGATGTCATTTGTGACAATAACAGGTACTATTACTAGGTACGTGTATTTAGTAATTTTGCAAAACCTGACACAACCTGTTCATGTCAGATGTCTTCTCTTTGaatcttttatttctattggtttacttttatttaaaaaatattgcagaCATAAACAGCAGCCGAATGGCTCACTTTTCATGGGCCCAATAACGATTATGGACTCTGCTTGGCTGTTATGTGTGGCTACACGAGACCGTGAGAGAGATCACCGCTAcatttacctgtctgtctcaggTAAATCTGCTGTTTTATAGTAAAGGAGTTATGTTAACTGAATTTGGGAGAAAGAGCACATCTATCACTCTTCCTTGACCATTACATTTACTTCTCCTTGTACTACACTGTTTATTAGAGTGCATAAACATGTACTGTAGAGTGTTTTGCAGTGAAGAATTCATACAACATGCTTTTTTGTGGTTGTAGAACCAAAAGATGGGGCGAGTAGACCAGATTCTGCAGACTCAAAAATTGTTCCTGCAAGGTACTCActattgcacacacacaaaaccaaacacacactgattgtACAACTGACAGCttgcttttcatttttcttagGTTCAGTATTGACCGATCAGAATCGACGCTGGTAAGCGCACGTGCAGGTCAGAGTGCCAGGCTACACTGCACCATCCTGCCTTCTTCAGCTGCTAATTCGGTCATCATACAGTGGACAAAAAATGGAGCTGCTCTCAACACACTCAggtatgtgtgcatgtacacacagggacaaattaaagtaaaaaaaacggTGGCTGTCTTATACTGTAGCATTGGTAAGGTTTCACACCTCTTTAAACTATAACCAGTGGCATTTGAATAAATAAGTCTTAATAAAATTCCTGCCCAATTTGCCACAGAAAGCAGACTAAAGTTTATAATGCAGATTACAACTGGAaagaattgttttattttaaactggaATTCCATTTCTGATAAGGGCATTGTTTGTCTTCATCTTTACCATTATCATGATACATAAAACATATCCAGGATCTATAACTAGGGCCAAGGTACTTGAAATAGGGAATTTGTTTGTGCTGGTTGTGAACCCAGTTCTCCAGCTATCAGCTAGGCTGATAAGAGCTCAGCCGAGTGAACCTCCCACAGAGACAGGGATGGACCCATGTGCAAAGCAAGCTGAAAGACCCAAGGCCCCATAAATGTTGAGCCTGGTCTAAGACTGAAGTATATTTCTTTATGTGTATGCTTAAATACTTACATTGAGAGCCTTACAGAGCTCAGGAAGTGGACAAGCCAGACAAAGAGTTACTCCCTGAAAACTGAGCCACAAACACATAGCATGATTGACTCGAGACTAAGCATGGGTAATTGGAGAGCTCTACTTAAACAGACCTAGGCACAGGTGGAGCTGATTATAAGAAAGAAGATGCTCTTTGCCTGCCTCTGGTGGCTGAAGTTGGTTTAGTGATGTTTCTGGTTGCTCTCTGCCGCCCTCTAGTGTTGACATGAGGCCAAGCCAGCTTTCTCTTTGCAACATTTGACCTGTAACTTTCAGAAATACCATTCGATAATTGACTATAGTGACTCctatatattattatagcaCTATTAGAACTGCTTTGCTTTAATACGttatgaggaagaggaagcggtgtcctgttataagaaaataatcaacagtagGGAGGTCTGATTTGAAGTGCTACTATTGTCCAAATTTTGGTATTTTCCTGTAAtagtacatctttgtgtgtgtctgtttgtgtttatgctTCTATTCTCTTATTTAATTTTGTGTTACAGACACTCTCAGCACTCAGATGGCACCCTGGTGATTACCAGCCTCACATCTGAAGATTCAGGCATCTATACCTGCACAGCCTCCAACAGTCAACAGATGGAGCAACTGCAAATCCAGCTCAGAGTCACAGGTTAGTAATCAAAAAAGATTCTTCTCCGTACACAATGTACAGGATGAGTGGCACAACTGGGTTTCTGCTCTCTACTTCCAGGGGACCTGAAGATCACCACTGCTCCCAGTAACGTGCAGGTGCCTCAGGGCAGCGTGGTTCGGCTCCCGTGTGTAGCATCTGGAGAAAATGTCAACATAGCTTGGTCCAGGTTTGTAGAAGCATTTGTAATAAAAGGTTTTCTATTTGCTTAAGGAGGGTGATGATTGGAGGAAGTGGTAGCGCAGTGGTTAATGTGCTGGCCTACTTGCTtggaaggtcatgagttcaaatcccagcaccatcaagctgctactgctggacccctggataaggctgtctgccaaaataatgtaaatgattaGCATTTGTAGTAAAAATTGTTGttttattagtgtgtattttttcCCATGCAGGAACGGTGTGCCAGTGAGACCTGATGGGCATCGGGTGCAGGTGTCAGCAGATGGCACTCTGACCCTCTATAATGTGCAGTCTGCAGATGAGGGCTCGTACACCTGCAGCGCCTACGCTGGCACACATGCTGTCAGTGCCACTGCTGAAATTCGAGTAACCAAAGGTATAGCTGTTCCTGTTTgacagtattttacatttttttcaatcATGTTTCATTTATTCTAATCTCAGAAAACATAGTGATAACTTGTGCTCATTTATAAACAAtgctgtaataaaaaattaaaagcacTGGTTTTATGTTGTGATATTAATTGTATTATGTCGTATtatcataataaatattattgtatTCATTTTACTGTCTTATAATAAGCATTATACAAATACAAGTCATCAGAGGCTTTTAATCCTTAACTATTTCACCCACAAAATCTGAATTACATGCTCTAAAATTTagacttttattaaaattacagGTTGAAGCTGACATTTTTGCTGATTTTTAAAGTTTTGAAACGCATTGCCTTAAAGATAACTGGATAACTGCAATACATTTATGCAAAACATCCAGCATTGTTATGACACCTTTAGCTGATTATCTATGTTGCTAATTTGCTGTAATTACTaataaaatcattcatcatcataGTAACTTCCTTCCAGTCAGGGttatcatacacactcacatttttACACCCATTAAGGGGCAAATTATGTCTTTTGGGAGATGAAAAGCAACCCACACAGATGTAGGTGGAACATACAAAATACCACACAaacagtaacccgagctcaggttGGAACCAGGGAGGTGCTTATATAACTGATTAACACTAAACTTTTTTCTGCAGATAACGACGGCGGTCAAAGCCTGTCTCCCAACTGCGTGGACGAGCCGGAGTTAGCCAACTGCCTTCTGATCGTCAGTGCACGCCTGTGTGGACACAAATACTATTCCAGCTTCTGCTGTGCCAGCTGTTATAACTACTCTATAGGAAAGGGCAGGCCTGGGAGACATGGCTAGGGATGAGTTTCCACAGCTGACAATCTCTCCTTCTCATCTGGAATGATATGCCACTATATGCTGGGAAACTCTACTCATTGTGTGGCCCAGACAGACTCTCCATCACTGCCACGTTGTTTAGAGGAGCAGACTTTCAGAAAGCTGAGCCCAGTTCAGCAGTGAGAGACAGGACAATTCTGCTCCAAGAGTACAGAGGACCACTTTGGCATGTGCAAAATTTTACTGTATTGTAAAAGCAGTTAAGTATTTTACTTCATCTTATGGctgacaaacatttttttttatttttattatatatatatatatatacatttttatttataatgatgtACTGAgctttttatatgttttatatgttatatgttttatatgGTTTTCATATGTTTTTATATGTACTGTGTCTTTCATGAGAATACCACATGGTCTGAGAAACTGCATAATGgataataaacacagacacactgagagttAGATTCTTATTTTTAATGGTTTCTATTCAAGTTCATTTGAACAGTTTTAGCATTTGCATCGTCACTCAGAGCTGTAATTATGTCTTGTTCTCAGTGACAGTAACAATAAACGCACATAAGCTCATGCTTTGCCACATACGTTTCATATAGTTTATATGAAGCCactgatttcattttatttctcacattgtcacaaagcagctttacagcaatgtataaattcagaatagacatttttaaaacatcCTATAAGGTCTCAGTTTAATACTGTTACAACACTATCAATTCaggtcagggttgtggtggataTAGAGCCTATCCCCAGAAGACTAAGAGTAAAGTGGGAGAATTTACTGCCAATGTCACCAGTCCAGCACAGGGCACCATAAAAACACCAGCAGGCAATTTATGCTGTGTTTAACTTAGcagtggatttatttttattttttttacctttttgtgCTTGAGCTACAAAGAGGAGAAAACATGTATGCACATGAATTTGAAAGCAAAAATCCAACACCCCCCCTTCAAACTGTATAGTCATTGTTACAGATTTAACaatgttcatttctcttaaAGCAAGTAATGAAGTGTCACTTTGTTTGCTTTTAATTCTATGAGCAGCCATTTTGATTTGACATCACATGCTGCTGAACTCAGGGTTGAGGATCCTccctgactgttttttttcccccaaattgCAATTTCAAGTTAAGGGCATTTTGTTTCGTTTGTCCTATTTGGAGTATGGGAAATTCAAGTCGAATGCACCAGTAGCCAACAAGCCTACCTATAACAAGCCTACCTATACCCACTGCTGCCAGGTGAACTTCAGAGGGGcaatggtggctcaagtggttaaggctctgggttgttgattgggggttcaagccccagcacagccaagctgccactgttaggcccttgagcacggcccttaaccctctctgctccaggggtgctgtatcatggctgaccctgctctctgacccctacctccaaggatgggatatgtgaagaaagaatttcactgtgctgtaatgtatctgtgaaaaataaaggctatttctttctatttcttactttttttgAGGATATTGGAGAtcttggaggaaacccacacataGCACAACTcgacacagacagtaacctgagcttaGACTCGAACCAGGTACCCAGTTAACCTCATCCTAGGGAGGTGCTACTCACTATTAgaaagtgtttgttttaaaatctCCTATATATAGAATTTAGTCCAGTAAATAGTAAACATTCACTGAAATATTAGAGCTGCTGCTGATGAACTAGCACACTTATGATCAGTCAGTTATTTGGGTATTAATATCATTCCTTTGTTACAGGTACAGAGCCTTTGTGATTTTCCCATATGTCTAAATTTTGAAAAATATACTTTGGatgtcttgtttattttttactagtAATTTCACAGATTTCATGGATTTAA contains:
- the paplna gene encoding papilin isoform X2, with protein sequence MMKLLLAVASLQMLLAPVFMVPRGDYWADWGPYGECSRSCGIGVTVKTRQCVSQRTDGGRSCVGPSRSYRTCNIQDCPEASRDFREEQCSQFDGTDFHGKYYKWLPYYGENQCELNCIPKGENFYFRHKSSVVDGTPCHPGRSDICVEGVCRRLGCDSMLDSGQQEDACLQCGGNGQSCFLIRNSFSMRDLPKGYNQMFIIPVGATSIRITESVPTRNYLAIKNLRGEYYLNGHWVIEFSRSTPIAGTMLYYQRGTEGEMSPETITGRGPTTEPLVIELITQEPNQGIEYEYYLPNSHPKEGHYWSYGSWSACSKECGSGYQSRLVFCTFDNEAYPDYLCASLPRLLNNRTCNEQQCPLTRRMAYVYRPQIWTPKEARHVYVQVYSWKASEWTQCSVTCGGGTQVRQVECVSHDGSGRRPVEDSLCETYTPKPVSQQNCNMQHCAHYSVSSWSQCSVTCGSGEQTRDVMCVGSARGNRVSDYMCAGLPKPPGMQTCEMPVCLTRIGWHIGDWGLCSKSCSSGLRERQVICSDSQRNIYGVEHCNAFPKPSTVENCNTQPCYSPQVVPSMQDTRGYDNTIFGFYPYNPEETTTVLQRDVPYCHQTAFGCCHDGVTPAIGPNGQGCSQTSFCIHTRHGCCSDGVTQAHGPNKEGCPEYVGSVPASVHEMCSRSTYGCCLDGVTAARGSNGEGCPVSPGRAQRASCDLPHTAGLCDEWTARYYYDPASSRCVHFWYGGCHGNSNNFATMEECEQTCQMQRPVSTSYSTSWSQIWRGSNTSHQPHRSSIYSGGRRPAPRDVQASSPNNSWPAVGVSIDKSDPSTVEGIVGQWVVLPCKVNPPPSSTVTVEWRRDGVLLDPSRHKQQPNGSLFMGPITIMDSAWLLCVATRDRERDHRYIYLSVSEPKDGASRPDSADSKIVPARFSIDRSESTLVSARAGQSARLHCTILPSSAANSVIIQWTKNGAALNTLRHSQHSDGTLVITSLTSEDSGIYTCTASNSQQMEQLQIQLRVTGDLKITTAPSNVQVPQGSVVRLPCVASGENVNIAWSRNGVPVRPDGHRVQVSADGTLTLYNVQSADEGSYTCSAYAGTHAVSATAEIRVTKDNDGGQSLSPNCVDEPELANCLLIVSARLCGHKYYSSFCCASCYNYSIGKGRPGRHG